From the Dictyoglomus sp. NZ13-RE01 genome, one window contains:
- a CDS encoding peptidase M23, translating to MKKRRRWWKRFFTLIIIPHDSSHPRSHKIHISIPVLILIILIGTLAFSFALYKISTNKLTKVKHLEVLEEVSEQQKAQLKELDKLREKIKEIEEVEKKLKQVLGIKGSIPTPQKNVSFVPLDLKTYKDVETFQNEKKILEYKLILEEKERSLAYIQKEIERRKALLAVTPSRWPAWGFISSGFGWRFHPIFRRREFHSGIDIVSFWGAPVYATADGFVTYAGWESGYGKVIKINHGRGISTLYAHLSYIKVNVGSYVKKGQLIGLIGSTGTATGPHLHYEVRRNGVAVNPTPYLNVDIIKLGYLK from the coding sequence TCCGCGGAGTCATAAGATTCACATAAGTATTCCTGTACTAATTTTAATAATTTTAATAGGTACTCTTGCCTTCTCTTTCGCCCTTTATAAGATATCTACAAATAAGTTAACAAAAGTTAAACATTTGGAGGTATTGGAGGAGGTTAGCGAACAACAAAAAGCTCAATTAAAAGAATTGGACAAATTGAGAGAAAAGATAAAGGAGATTGAAGAGGTAGAGAAGAAATTAAAGCAGGTGTTGGGGATTAAAGGAAGTATTCCTACCCCTCAAAAAAATGTAAGTTTTGTTCCCTTGGATTTAAAAACCTATAAGGATGTAGAAACCTTTCAAAACGAGAAAAAAATTTTAGAATACAAGTTGATATTAGAGGAGAAGGAGAGATCCCTTGCCTATATTCAAAAAGAAATTGAAAGAAGAAAAGCACTCCTTGCAGTAACTCCCTCTCGATGGCCTGCATGGGGATTTATTTCTTCAGGTTTTGGATGGAGATTTCATCCTATCTTTAGAAGGAGGGAATTTCACTCAGGAATTGATATAGTTTCCTTTTGGGGAGCACCTGTTTATGCAACAGCGGATGGATTTGTTACCTATGCTGGCTGGGAGAGTGGATATGGAAAAGTAATAAAGATAAACCACGGAAGAGGAATATCTACCTTGTATGCCCATCTATCTTATATAAAGGTAAATGTTGGAAGTTATGTTAAGAAGGGACAGCTCATAGGTCTTATAGGGAGTACAGGTACTGCAACAGGACCTCATCTCCATTATGAGGTAAGAAGAAATGGTGTTGCTGTTAATCCAACACCTTATCTTAATGTAGATATAATAAAACTTGGATATTTAAAATAG